The following coding sequences lie in one Haematobia irritans isolate KBUSLIRL chromosome 3, ASM5000362v1, whole genome shotgun sequence genomic window:
- the Hs3st-B gene encoding heparan sulfate 3-O sulfotransferase-B, producing MFINWFNNLSNRSLVITILICISLIYVSYTFNSCLLTSLGRTFNRNPLKQFFISTSLWPNAKEDGNITAALADLNNTTNFTSSFTISKEPNQLLNNVTKKTPPHAITALSAPRILDGSPKYRLLRQQGSRPSRHLPDTLIIGVKKSGTRALLEFIRLHPDVRAAGCEVHFFDRHYQKGLHWYRHHMPYTIEGQITMEKTPSYFVTKEVPQRVHHMNPNTKLLVVVRDPVTRAISDYTQAASKKSDMKRFEDLAFVNGSYAVVDTNWGPVKIGVYARYLEKWLQYFPLTQLLFISGERLIMDPAYEIGRVQDFLGLKRVVTEKHFYFNATKGFPCLFKSEARSTPHCLGKTKGRNHPHIEEAAIERLRDFYRPFNNKFYEMTGINFAWP from the exons ATGTTTATAAATTGGTTCAATAACCTAAGTAATCGCAGTTTAGTGATTACCATATTGATTTGCATATCCTTGATATACGTATCCTATACCTTTAATTCATGTCTCCTAACAAGTCTGGGACGCACCTTTAATCGA AATCCCTTGAAACAGTTTTTCATTTCCACCTCCTTGTGGCCCAATGCAAAAGAGGATGGAAATATTACGGCAGCATTGGCAGACTTAAATAATACCACCAATTTTACTAGCTCTTTTACTATCTCCAAAGAACCCAATCAGCTATTGAATAATGTGACCAAGAAAACACCACCTCATGCCATTACCGCATTATCGGCACCTCGCATTTTAGATGGTTCACCCAAATATCGTTTGTTACGTCAGCAAGGTTCGAGACCTTCAAGGCATCTACCCGATACCCTaataattggagttaaaaaatcTGGAACGCGTGCCCTTTTGGAATTTATTCGTCTACATCCTGATGTTCGTGCAGCCGGTTGTGAGGTGCATTTTTTTGATCGCCATTATCAAAAGGGTTTGCATTGGTATCGCCACCATATGCCTTATACCATTGAGGGCCAAATCACCATGGAAAAGACTCCAAGTTATTTTGTAACCAAAGAAGTTCCACAACGGGTACATCATATGAATCCCAATACCAA ACTCTTGGTAGTGGTCCGTGATCCTGTGACGCGAGCTATATCTGACTACACCCAAGCAGCAAGTAAAAAATCCGATATGAAACGATTCGAAGATTTGGCATTTGTTAATGGATCCTATGCAGTGGTGGACACCAATTGGGGACCTGTAAAAATAGGTGTCTATGCACGTTATCTTGAAAAATGGTTACAATACTTTCCCCTAACCCAATTGCTCTTCATTAGCGGCGAACGCTTAATTATGGATCCAGCCTATGAAATTGGTCGTGTCCAGGACTTTTTGGGCCTGAAACGAGTCGTAACAGAAAAGCATTTCTATTTTAATGCTACCAAAGGATTTCCATGTCTCTTCAAATCGGAGGCACGTTCAACACCTCATTGTCTGGGTAAGACAAAGGGTCGCAATCATCCTCATATTGAGGAGGCGGCCATTGAAAGACTGCGCGATTTTTATAGgccatttaataataaattttatgaaatgacAGGAATTAATTTTGCATGGCCATAG